In one Phyllostomus discolor isolate MPI-MPIP mPhyDis1 chromosome 8, mPhyDis1.pri.v3, whole genome shotgun sequence genomic region, the following are encoded:
- the MYO1F gene encoding unconventional myosin-If isoform X2: MVLLPQITEDSIVGNLRKRFMDDYIFTYIGSVLISVNPFKQMPYFTDREIELYQGAAQYENPPHIYALTDNMYRNMLIDCENQCVIISGESGAGKTVAAKYIMGYISKVSGGGEKVQHVKDIILQSNPLLEAFGNAKTVRNNNSSRFGKYFEIQFSRGGEPDGGKISNFLLEKSRVVMQNENERNFHIYYQLLEGASQEQRQNLGLMTPDYYYYLNQSDTYKVDGTDDRSDFSETLSAMQVIGIPPSAQQLVLQLVAGILHLGNISFREDGNYARVESVDLLAFPAYLLGIDSGRLQEKLTSRKMDSRWGGRSESINVTLNVEQATYTRDALAKGLYARLFDFLVEAINRAMQKPQEEYSIGVLDIYGFEIFQKNGFEQFCINFVNEKLQQIFIELTLKAEQEEYVQEGIHWTPIQYFNNKIVCDLIENKLSPPGIMSVLDDVCATMHATGDGADQTLLQKLQAAVGTHEHFNSWSAGFVIHHYAGKVSYDVHGFCERNRDVLFTDLIELMQTSEQAFLRMLFPEKLDVDKKGRPSTAGSKIKKQANDLVATLKKCTPHYIRCIKPNETKRPRDWEESRVKHQVEYLGLKENIRVRRAGFAYRRQFAKFLQRYAILTPQTWPQWRGDERQGVQHLLRAVNMDQDQYQMGSTKVFIKNPESLFLLEEMRERKFDGFARTIQKAWRRHVAIRKYEDMREEASNILLNKKERRRNSINRNFVGDYLGLEERPELRQFLGKRERVDFADSVTKYDRRFKPIKRDLILTPRCVYVIGREKVKKGPEKGQVREVLKKKLEIQALRGVSLSTRQDDFFILQEEAADSFLESIFKTEFVSLLCKRFEEAARRPLPLTFGDTLQFRVKKEGWGGGGTRSITFSRGSGDMAVLKTSGRALTVSVGDGLPKSSKPTRKGVAQGKPRRSSQAPSRAAPGPPRGLHHNGVPPSARGGPLPLEITSGGGSQRPPQGPPSSALRASRRPRARPPSEHNTEFLNVPDQGVAGMQRKRSVGQRPVPGVGRPKPQPRMHGPRCRALYQYVGQDVDELSFNVNEVIEILMEDSSGWWKGRLHGQEGLFPGNYVEKI, from the exons ACCTACATTGGCTCCGTGCTCATCTCTGTAAATCCCTTCAAGCAGATGCCCTACTTCACGGACCGTGAGATCGAGCTCTACCAGGGAGCG GCCCAGTACGAGAATCCCCCGCACATCTATGCCCTCACCGACAACATGTACCGGAATATGCTCATCGACTGTGAGAACCAGTGTGTCATCATCAG TGGAGAAAGTGGAGCCGGGAAGACGGTCGCCGCCAAATACATCATGGGCTACATCTCCAAGGTGTCTGGTGGGGGCGAGAAGGTCCAG CACGTGAAGGACATCATCCTGCAATCAAACCCGCTGCTCGAGGCCTTCGGCAACGCCAAGACCGTGCGCAACAACAATTCCAGTCGTTTC GGCAAGTATTTTGAGATCCAGTTCAGCCGTGGTGGAGAGCCTGATGGGGGCAAGATCTCCAACTTCCTGCTGGAGAAATCCCGCGTGGTCATGCAGAATGAAAATGAGAGGAACTTCCACATCTACTATCAG CTGCTGGAAGGGGCCTCCCAGGAGCAGCGGCAGAACCTGGGCCTCATGACGCCCGACTATTATTACTACCTCAACCAATCAGACACCTACAAGGTGGATGGCACTGATGACAGAAGTGACTTCAGTGAGACTCTG AGTGCCATGCAGGTCATCGGGATTCCACCCAGTGCCCAGCAGCTGGTCCTGCAGCTCGTAGCCGGTATCCTGCACTTGGGGAACATCAGCTTTCGTGAAGATGGGAACTATGCCCGGGTAGAGAGTGTGGACC tcCTGGCCTTTCCTGCCTACCTGCTGGGCATTGACAGTGGGAGGCTACAGGAGAAGCTGACCAGCCGCAAGATGGACAGCCGCTGGGGCGGGCGCAGCGAGTCCATCAACGTGACCCTGAACGTGGAGCAGGCAACTTACACTCGAGACGCCCTGGCCAAGGGGCTCTACGCCCGCCTCTTTGACTTCCTCGTGGAG GCCATAAACCGCGCTATGCAGAAGCCCCAGGAAGAGTACAGCATTGGCGTGCTTGACATCTACGGCTTCGAGATCTTCCAG AAAAACGGCTTTGAGCAATTTTGCATCAACTTTGTCAATGAGAAGCTCCAGCAGATCTTTATTGAACTCACCCTGAAGGcggagcag GAGGAGTATGTCCAGGAGGGCATCCACTGGACCCCCATCCAGTATTTCAACAACAAAATCGTCTGCGACCTCATTGAAAACAAGCTG AGCCCCCCAGGCATCATGAGTGTCCTGGATGATGTGTGTGCCACCATGCACGCCACAGGCGATGGCGCCGACCAGACGCTGCTGCAGAAGCTACAGGCGGCCGTGGGCACCCACGAGCACTTCAACAGCTGGAGCGCTGGCTTCGTCATCCACCACTATGCTGGCAAG GTCTCCTATGACGTCCATGGCTTTTGTGAGAGGAACCGAGACGTTCTCTTCACCGACCTCATAGAGCTGATGCAGACCAGTGAGCA AGCCTTCCTCCGGATGCTCTTCCCTGAAAAGCTGGATGTGGACAAGAAGGGCCGCCCCAGCACTGCTGGCTCCAAGATCAAG AAACAAGCCAATGACCTGGTGGCCACGCTGAAGAAGTGTACACCCCACTATATCCGCTGCATCAAACCCAATGAGACCAAGAGGCCCCGTGACTGGGAAGAGAGCAG GGTCAAGCACCAGGTGGAGTACCTGGGCCTGAAGGAGAACATCAGGGTACGCCGGGCAGGCTTCGCCTACCGCCGCCAGTTCGCCAAGTTCCTGCAAAG GTACGCCATTCTGACCCCCCAGACATGGCCACAGTGGCGTGGGGACGAGCGTCAGGGGGTCCAGCACCTGCTGCGGGCTGTCAACATGGATCAGGACCAGTACCAGATGGGCAGCACCAAGGTCTTCATCAAGAACCCTGAGTCA cTCTTCCTTCTTGAGGAGATGCGAGAGCGCAAGTTTGATGGCTTTGCCCGCACCATCCAGAAGGCCTGGCGGCGCCACGTGGCAATCCGGAAGTATGAAGACATGCGAGAGGAAG CTTCCAACATCCTGCTGAACAAGAAGGAGCGGAGACGAAATAGCATCAATAGGAACTTTGTTGGGGACTACCTGGGACTAGAGGAGCGGCCAGAGCTGCGTCAGTTCCTAGGCAAGAGGGAGCGAGTGGACTTCGCAGATTCAGTCACCAAATATGACCGCCGCTTCAAG CCCATCAAGAGGGACTTGATCCTGACACCCAGATGTGTATATGTGATCGGGCGggagaaggtgaagaagggaCCCGAGAAGGGCCAGGTGCGTGAGGTCCTGAAGAAGAAGCTGGAGATCCAAGCCCTGCGGGGAGTTTCCCTCAG caCGCGACAGGACGACTTCTTCATCCTCCAAGAAGAAGCTGCCGACAGCTTCCTGGAAAGCATCTTCAAGACCGAGTTTGTCAGCCTCCTGTGCAAGCGCTTCGAGGAGGCAGCACGGAGGCCCCTGCCTCTCACATTCGGCGACAC acTACAGTTCCGGGTGAAGAAGGAGGGCTGGGGCGGAGGTGGCACCCGCAGCATCACTTTCTCACGTGGCTCCGGCGACATGGCGGTGCTCAAGACTAGCGGCCGTGCCCTCACTGTCAGCGTGGGTGACGGGCTGCCCAAAAGCTCTA aGCCTACGCGGAAAGGAGTGGCCCAAGGAAAACCTCGAAGGTCATCCCAGGCCCCTTCCCGGGcagcccctgggccccccagGG GTCTGCACCACAATGGGgtgcctccctctgccagaggggGACCTTTGCCTCTGGAGATCACATCTGGAGGGGGCTCTCAGCGGCCCCCCCAAGGACCTCCATCTTCAGCCCTGAGGGCAAGCAGACGACCCCGGGCACGGCCCCCCTCAGAGCACAACACGGAATTCCTCAACGTGCCTGATCAGGGTGTGGCCGg CATGCAGAGGAAGCGCAGTGTGGGGCAGCGGCCGGTGCCTGGTGTCGGCCGACCCAAGCCCCAGCCACGAATGCATGGCCCGAGGTGCCGGGCACTGTACCAGTATGTGGGCCAAGATGTGGATGAGCTGAGCTTCAACGTGAATGAAGTAATTGAGATCCTCATGGAAG ATTCCTCTGGCTGGTGGAAAGGCCGACTGCATGGCCAGGAGGGCCTCTTCCCCGGAAACTATGTGGAGAAGATCTGA
- the MYO1F gene encoding unconventional myosin-If isoform X1 — translation MGSKERFHWQSHNVKQSGVDDMVLLPQITEDSIVGNLRKRFMDDYIFTYIGSVLISVNPFKQMPYFTDREIELYQGAAQYENPPHIYALTDNMYRNMLIDCENQCVIISGESGAGKTVAAKYIMGYISKVSGGGEKVQHVKDIILQSNPLLEAFGNAKTVRNNNSSRFGKYFEIQFSRGGEPDGGKISNFLLEKSRVVMQNENERNFHIYYQLLEGASQEQRQNLGLMTPDYYYYLNQSDTYKVDGTDDRSDFSETLSAMQVIGIPPSAQQLVLQLVAGILHLGNISFREDGNYARVESVDLLAFPAYLLGIDSGRLQEKLTSRKMDSRWGGRSESINVTLNVEQATYTRDALAKGLYARLFDFLVEAINRAMQKPQEEYSIGVLDIYGFEIFQKNGFEQFCINFVNEKLQQIFIELTLKAEQEEYVQEGIHWTPIQYFNNKIVCDLIENKLSPPGIMSVLDDVCATMHATGDGADQTLLQKLQAAVGTHEHFNSWSAGFVIHHYAGKVSYDVHGFCERNRDVLFTDLIELMQTSEQAFLRMLFPEKLDVDKKGRPSTAGSKIKKQANDLVATLKKCTPHYIRCIKPNETKRPRDWEESRVKHQVEYLGLKENIRVRRAGFAYRRQFAKFLQRYAILTPQTWPQWRGDERQGVQHLLRAVNMDQDQYQMGSTKVFIKNPESLFLLEEMRERKFDGFARTIQKAWRRHVAIRKYEDMREEASNILLNKKERRRNSINRNFVGDYLGLEERPELRQFLGKRERVDFADSVTKYDRRFKPIKRDLILTPRCVYVIGREKVKKGPEKGQVREVLKKKLEIQALRGVSLSTRQDDFFILQEEAADSFLESIFKTEFVSLLCKRFEEAARRPLPLTFGDTLQFRVKKEGWGGGGTRSITFSRGSGDMAVLKTSGRALTVSVGDGLPKSSKPTRKGVAQGKPRRSSQAPSRAAPGPPRGLHHNGVPPSARGGPLPLEITSGGGSQRPPQGPPSSALRASRRPRARPPSEHNTEFLNVPDQGVAGMQRKRSVGQRPVPGVGRPKPQPRMHGPRCRALYQYVGQDVDELSFNVNEVIEILMEDSSGWWKGRLHGQEGLFPGNYVEKI, via the exons ACCTACATTGGCTCCGTGCTCATCTCTGTAAATCCCTTCAAGCAGATGCCCTACTTCACGGACCGTGAGATCGAGCTCTACCAGGGAGCG GCCCAGTACGAGAATCCCCCGCACATCTATGCCCTCACCGACAACATGTACCGGAATATGCTCATCGACTGTGAGAACCAGTGTGTCATCATCAG TGGAGAAAGTGGAGCCGGGAAGACGGTCGCCGCCAAATACATCATGGGCTACATCTCCAAGGTGTCTGGTGGGGGCGAGAAGGTCCAG CACGTGAAGGACATCATCCTGCAATCAAACCCGCTGCTCGAGGCCTTCGGCAACGCCAAGACCGTGCGCAACAACAATTCCAGTCGTTTC GGCAAGTATTTTGAGATCCAGTTCAGCCGTGGTGGAGAGCCTGATGGGGGCAAGATCTCCAACTTCCTGCTGGAGAAATCCCGCGTGGTCATGCAGAATGAAAATGAGAGGAACTTCCACATCTACTATCAG CTGCTGGAAGGGGCCTCCCAGGAGCAGCGGCAGAACCTGGGCCTCATGACGCCCGACTATTATTACTACCTCAACCAATCAGACACCTACAAGGTGGATGGCACTGATGACAGAAGTGACTTCAGTGAGACTCTG AGTGCCATGCAGGTCATCGGGATTCCACCCAGTGCCCAGCAGCTGGTCCTGCAGCTCGTAGCCGGTATCCTGCACTTGGGGAACATCAGCTTTCGTGAAGATGGGAACTATGCCCGGGTAGAGAGTGTGGACC tcCTGGCCTTTCCTGCCTACCTGCTGGGCATTGACAGTGGGAGGCTACAGGAGAAGCTGACCAGCCGCAAGATGGACAGCCGCTGGGGCGGGCGCAGCGAGTCCATCAACGTGACCCTGAACGTGGAGCAGGCAACTTACACTCGAGACGCCCTGGCCAAGGGGCTCTACGCCCGCCTCTTTGACTTCCTCGTGGAG GCCATAAACCGCGCTATGCAGAAGCCCCAGGAAGAGTACAGCATTGGCGTGCTTGACATCTACGGCTTCGAGATCTTCCAG AAAAACGGCTTTGAGCAATTTTGCATCAACTTTGTCAATGAGAAGCTCCAGCAGATCTTTATTGAACTCACCCTGAAGGcggagcag GAGGAGTATGTCCAGGAGGGCATCCACTGGACCCCCATCCAGTATTTCAACAACAAAATCGTCTGCGACCTCATTGAAAACAAGCTG AGCCCCCCAGGCATCATGAGTGTCCTGGATGATGTGTGTGCCACCATGCACGCCACAGGCGATGGCGCCGACCAGACGCTGCTGCAGAAGCTACAGGCGGCCGTGGGCACCCACGAGCACTTCAACAGCTGGAGCGCTGGCTTCGTCATCCACCACTATGCTGGCAAG GTCTCCTATGACGTCCATGGCTTTTGTGAGAGGAACCGAGACGTTCTCTTCACCGACCTCATAGAGCTGATGCAGACCAGTGAGCA AGCCTTCCTCCGGATGCTCTTCCCTGAAAAGCTGGATGTGGACAAGAAGGGCCGCCCCAGCACTGCTGGCTCCAAGATCAAG AAACAAGCCAATGACCTGGTGGCCACGCTGAAGAAGTGTACACCCCACTATATCCGCTGCATCAAACCCAATGAGACCAAGAGGCCCCGTGACTGGGAAGAGAGCAG GGTCAAGCACCAGGTGGAGTACCTGGGCCTGAAGGAGAACATCAGGGTACGCCGGGCAGGCTTCGCCTACCGCCGCCAGTTCGCCAAGTTCCTGCAAAG GTACGCCATTCTGACCCCCCAGACATGGCCACAGTGGCGTGGGGACGAGCGTCAGGGGGTCCAGCACCTGCTGCGGGCTGTCAACATGGATCAGGACCAGTACCAGATGGGCAGCACCAAGGTCTTCATCAAGAACCCTGAGTCA cTCTTCCTTCTTGAGGAGATGCGAGAGCGCAAGTTTGATGGCTTTGCCCGCACCATCCAGAAGGCCTGGCGGCGCCACGTGGCAATCCGGAAGTATGAAGACATGCGAGAGGAAG CTTCCAACATCCTGCTGAACAAGAAGGAGCGGAGACGAAATAGCATCAATAGGAACTTTGTTGGGGACTACCTGGGACTAGAGGAGCGGCCAGAGCTGCGTCAGTTCCTAGGCAAGAGGGAGCGAGTGGACTTCGCAGATTCAGTCACCAAATATGACCGCCGCTTCAAG CCCATCAAGAGGGACTTGATCCTGACACCCAGATGTGTATATGTGATCGGGCGggagaaggtgaagaagggaCCCGAGAAGGGCCAGGTGCGTGAGGTCCTGAAGAAGAAGCTGGAGATCCAAGCCCTGCGGGGAGTTTCCCTCAG caCGCGACAGGACGACTTCTTCATCCTCCAAGAAGAAGCTGCCGACAGCTTCCTGGAAAGCATCTTCAAGACCGAGTTTGTCAGCCTCCTGTGCAAGCGCTTCGAGGAGGCAGCACGGAGGCCCCTGCCTCTCACATTCGGCGACAC acTACAGTTCCGGGTGAAGAAGGAGGGCTGGGGCGGAGGTGGCACCCGCAGCATCACTTTCTCACGTGGCTCCGGCGACATGGCGGTGCTCAAGACTAGCGGCCGTGCCCTCACTGTCAGCGTGGGTGACGGGCTGCCCAAAAGCTCTA aGCCTACGCGGAAAGGAGTGGCCCAAGGAAAACCTCGAAGGTCATCCCAGGCCCCTTCCCGGGcagcccctgggccccccagGG GTCTGCACCACAATGGGgtgcctccctctgccagaggggGACCTTTGCCTCTGGAGATCACATCTGGAGGGGGCTCTCAGCGGCCCCCCCAAGGACCTCCATCTTCAGCCCTGAGGGCAAGCAGACGACCCCGGGCACGGCCCCCCTCAGAGCACAACACGGAATTCCTCAACGTGCCTGATCAGGGTGTGGCCGg CATGCAGAGGAAGCGCAGTGTGGGGCAGCGGCCGGTGCCTGGTGTCGGCCGACCCAAGCCCCAGCCACGAATGCATGGCCCGAGGTGCCGGGCACTGTACCAGTATGTGGGCCAAGATGTGGATGAGCTGAGCTTCAACGTGAATGAAGTAATTGAGATCCTCATGGAAG ATTCCTCTGGCTGGTGGAAAGGCCGACTGCATGGCCAGGAGGGCCTCTTCCCCGGAAACTATGTGGAGAAGATCTGA
- the MYO1F gene encoding unconventional myosin-If isoform X3: MGSKERFHWQSHNVKQSGVDDMVLLPQITEDSIVGNLRKRFMDDYIFTYIGSVLISVNPFKQMPYFTDREIELYQGAAQYENPPHIYALTDNMYRNMLIDCENQCVIISGESGAGKTVAAKYIMGYISKVSGGGEKVQHVKDIILQSNPLLEAFGNAKTVRNNNSSRFGKYFEIQFSRGGEPDGGKISNFLLEKSRVVMQNENERNFHIYYQLLEGASQEQRQNLGLMTPDYYYYLNQSDTYKVDGTDDRSDFSETLSAMQVIGIPPSAQQLVLQLVAGILHLGNISFREDGNYARVESVDLLAFPAYLLGIDSGRLQEKLTSRKMDSRWGGRSESINVTLNVEQATYTRDALAKGLYARLFDFLVEAINRAMQKPQEEYSIGVLDIYGFEIFQKNGFEQFCINFVNEKLQQIFIELTLKAEQEEYVQEGIHWTPIQYFNNKIVCDLIENKLSPPGIMSVLDDVCATMHATGDGADQTLLQKLQAAVGTHEHFNSWSAGFVIHHYAGKVSYDVHGFCERNRDVLFTDLIELMQTSEQAFLRMLFPEKLDVDKKGRPSTAGSKIKKQANDLVATLKKCTPHYIRCIKPNETKRPRDWEESRVKHQVEYLGLKENIRVRRAGFAYRRQFAKFLQRYAILTPQTWPQWRGDERQGVQHLLRAVNMDQDQYQMGSTKVFIKNPESLFLLEEMRERKFDGFARTIQKAWRRHVAIRKYEDMREEASNILLNKKERRRNSINRNFVGDYLGLEERPELRQFLGKRERVDFADSVTKYDRRFKPIKRDLILTPRCVYVIGREKVKKGPEKGQVREVLKKKLEIQALRGVSLSTRQDDFFILQEEAADSFLESIFKTEFVSLLCKRFEEAARRPLPLTFGDTLQFRVKKEGWGGGGTRSITFSRGSGDMAVLKTSGRALTVSVGDGLPKSSKPTRKGVAQGKPRRSAPQWGASLCQRGTFASGDHIWRGLSAAPPRTSIFSPEGKQTTPGTAPLRAQHGIPQRA, from the exons ACCTACATTGGCTCCGTGCTCATCTCTGTAAATCCCTTCAAGCAGATGCCCTACTTCACGGACCGTGAGATCGAGCTCTACCAGGGAGCG GCCCAGTACGAGAATCCCCCGCACATCTATGCCCTCACCGACAACATGTACCGGAATATGCTCATCGACTGTGAGAACCAGTGTGTCATCATCAG TGGAGAAAGTGGAGCCGGGAAGACGGTCGCCGCCAAATACATCATGGGCTACATCTCCAAGGTGTCTGGTGGGGGCGAGAAGGTCCAG CACGTGAAGGACATCATCCTGCAATCAAACCCGCTGCTCGAGGCCTTCGGCAACGCCAAGACCGTGCGCAACAACAATTCCAGTCGTTTC GGCAAGTATTTTGAGATCCAGTTCAGCCGTGGTGGAGAGCCTGATGGGGGCAAGATCTCCAACTTCCTGCTGGAGAAATCCCGCGTGGTCATGCAGAATGAAAATGAGAGGAACTTCCACATCTACTATCAG CTGCTGGAAGGGGCCTCCCAGGAGCAGCGGCAGAACCTGGGCCTCATGACGCCCGACTATTATTACTACCTCAACCAATCAGACACCTACAAGGTGGATGGCACTGATGACAGAAGTGACTTCAGTGAGACTCTG AGTGCCATGCAGGTCATCGGGATTCCACCCAGTGCCCAGCAGCTGGTCCTGCAGCTCGTAGCCGGTATCCTGCACTTGGGGAACATCAGCTTTCGTGAAGATGGGAACTATGCCCGGGTAGAGAGTGTGGACC tcCTGGCCTTTCCTGCCTACCTGCTGGGCATTGACAGTGGGAGGCTACAGGAGAAGCTGACCAGCCGCAAGATGGACAGCCGCTGGGGCGGGCGCAGCGAGTCCATCAACGTGACCCTGAACGTGGAGCAGGCAACTTACACTCGAGACGCCCTGGCCAAGGGGCTCTACGCCCGCCTCTTTGACTTCCTCGTGGAG GCCATAAACCGCGCTATGCAGAAGCCCCAGGAAGAGTACAGCATTGGCGTGCTTGACATCTACGGCTTCGAGATCTTCCAG AAAAACGGCTTTGAGCAATTTTGCATCAACTTTGTCAATGAGAAGCTCCAGCAGATCTTTATTGAACTCACCCTGAAGGcggagcag GAGGAGTATGTCCAGGAGGGCATCCACTGGACCCCCATCCAGTATTTCAACAACAAAATCGTCTGCGACCTCATTGAAAACAAGCTG AGCCCCCCAGGCATCATGAGTGTCCTGGATGATGTGTGTGCCACCATGCACGCCACAGGCGATGGCGCCGACCAGACGCTGCTGCAGAAGCTACAGGCGGCCGTGGGCACCCACGAGCACTTCAACAGCTGGAGCGCTGGCTTCGTCATCCACCACTATGCTGGCAAG GTCTCCTATGACGTCCATGGCTTTTGTGAGAGGAACCGAGACGTTCTCTTCACCGACCTCATAGAGCTGATGCAGACCAGTGAGCA AGCCTTCCTCCGGATGCTCTTCCCTGAAAAGCTGGATGTGGACAAGAAGGGCCGCCCCAGCACTGCTGGCTCCAAGATCAAG AAACAAGCCAATGACCTGGTGGCCACGCTGAAGAAGTGTACACCCCACTATATCCGCTGCATCAAACCCAATGAGACCAAGAGGCCCCGTGACTGGGAAGAGAGCAG GGTCAAGCACCAGGTGGAGTACCTGGGCCTGAAGGAGAACATCAGGGTACGCCGGGCAGGCTTCGCCTACCGCCGCCAGTTCGCCAAGTTCCTGCAAAG GTACGCCATTCTGACCCCCCAGACATGGCCACAGTGGCGTGGGGACGAGCGTCAGGGGGTCCAGCACCTGCTGCGGGCTGTCAACATGGATCAGGACCAGTACCAGATGGGCAGCACCAAGGTCTTCATCAAGAACCCTGAGTCA cTCTTCCTTCTTGAGGAGATGCGAGAGCGCAAGTTTGATGGCTTTGCCCGCACCATCCAGAAGGCCTGGCGGCGCCACGTGGCAATCCGGAAGTATGAAGACATGCGAGAGGAAG CTTCCAACATCCTGCTGAACAAGAAGGAGCGGAGACGAAATAGCATCAATAGGAACTTTGTTGGGGACTACCTGGGACTAGAGGAGCGGCCAGAGCTGCGTCAGTTCCTAGGCAAGAGGGAGCGAGTGGACTTCGCAGATTCAGTCACCAAATATGACCGCCGCTTCAAG CCCATCAAGAGGGACTTGATCCTGACACCCAGATGTGTATATGTGATCGGGCGggagaaggtgaagaagggaCCCGAGAAGGGCCAGGTGCGTGAGGTCCTGAAGAAGAAGCTGGAGATCCAAGCCCTGCGGGGAGTTTCCCTCAG caCGCGACAGGACGACTTCTTCATCCTCCAAGAAGAAGCTGCCGACAGCTTCCTGGAAAGCATCTTCAAGACCGAGTTTGTCAGCCTCCTGTGCAAGCGCTTCGAGGAGGCAGCACGGAGGCCCCTGCCTCTCACATTCGGCGACAC acTACAGTTCCGGGTGAAGAAGGAGGGCTGGGGCGGAGGTGGCACCCGCAGCATCACTTTCTCACGTGGCTCCGGCGACATGGCGGTGCTCAAGACTAGCGGCCGTGCCCTCACTGTCAGCGTGGGTGACGGGCTGCCCAAAAGCTCTA aGCCTACGCGGAAAGGAGTGGCCCAAGGAAAACCTCGAAG GTCTGCACCACAATGGGgtgcctccctctgccagaggggGACCTTTGCCTCTGGAGATCACATCTGGAGGGGGCTCTCAGCGGCCCCCCCAAGGACCTCCATCTTCAGCCCTGAGGGCAAGCAGACGACCCCGGGCACGGCCCCCCTCAGAGCACAACACGGAATTCCTCAACGTGCCTGA